Proteins encoded within one genomic window of Epinephelus lanceolatus isolate andai-2023 chromosome 9, ASM4190304v1, whole genome shotgun sequence:
- the LOC117252088 gene encoding transcription factor BTF3-like: protein MKELIMNQEKLAKLQAQVRIGGKGSARRKKKVVHRTATADDKKLQFSLKKLGVNNISGIEEVNMFTNQGTVIHFNNPKVQASLAANTFTITGHAENKQLTEMLPGILNQLGADSLTSLRRLAETLPKPAGENKAPMVAAEEDDDDVPDLVENFDEASKDEAN from the exons ATGAAGGAGTTGATAATGAACCAGGAGAAGCTCGCCAAACTGCAGGCGCAGGTCCGCATAGGCGGCAAG GGGTCGGCCCGCAGAAAGAAGAAGGTGGTGCACAGGACAGCAACAGCAGATGACAAGAAGCTGCAGTTTTCCCTCAAGAAACTGGGAGTCAACAACATCTCTGGCATCGAGGAG GTGAATATGTTCACAAACCAGGGCACAGTTATCCACTTCAATAATCCAAAGGTTCAGGCCTCCTTGGCTGCCAACACCTTTACGATCACAGGGCACGCTGAGAACAAGCAGCTCACAGAGATGCTCCCAGGAATCCTAAACCAGCTGGGAGCCGACAGTCTAACCAGCCTCAGGAGATTAGCAGAGACCCTGCCCAAACCAG CTGGAGAGAACAAAGCCCCCATGGTTGCTGCtgaagaggatgatgatgatgtcccAG ATCTTGTTGAAAACTTTGACGAGGCTTCAAAGGACGAGGCAAACTAA
- the utp15 gene encoding U3 small nucleolar RNA-associated protein 15 homolog, with translation MAAFRPTKIQVYPKLGEKVTQDTLYWRNYKAPIQIKEFGAITNIDFSPVAPHNFAVTAFTRIHIYGPFSQEPVKTFTRFKDTAYCGRFRSDGQLLVAGCEDSVVRLFDVSGKVAIRMFKGHTKAVHVTDFTSDRYQILTGSDDYTCRLWDIPNATELNTYQEHTDYIRCGVTSKLNRDLFITGSYDHTLKLFDARTDKSVMTMDHGQPVESLLLYPSEGLLVSAGGRFVKVWDLLKGGQPLVSLKNHHKTVTSLCLSNNGERLLSASLDRHVKVYNTTNYKVVHNFDYAASILSLALAPNDESIVVGMTNSILSIKHRKSLEESKEVSGQQRRRPSYRVFVKGKNYVPKQDDYLVSKPVKQHLAKYDKQLKKFNVSKALDTALETWTRLRKPEITVAVIKELDRRGTLKNALAGRDEQGLARLLNFLIGNVVDPRFAPVLVTAAEMILDIYQSIIGQSPVVDRQLLRLQDLLEREIDYQQDLLEVLGMLDTMFASALPKKEVPCPGVSRANGLAQGEASTSRPQLQAT, from the exons ATGGCTGCATTTAGACCTACAAAAATCCAAGTATACCCTAAACTTGGAGAGAAAGTCACACAAGACACACTGTACTGGAGAAACTACAAG GCTCCAATCCAGATAAAAGAATTTGGAGCAATTACAAACATAGACTTCTCCCCAGTGGCTCCACATAACTTTGCTGTGACAGCATTCACAAGA ATCCATATTTATGGGCCGTTCTCGCAGGAGCCTGTGAAGACATTTACGCGGTTTAAGGATACTGCATACTGTGGGAGATTCAGGTCAGACGGTCAGCTGCTCGTGgcgggatgtgaggactctgtGGTCCGGCTGTTTGATGTCAGCGGCAAGGTGGCAATCAGGATGTTCAAAGGGCACACAAA GGCTGTACACGTCACAGACTTCACCTCAGACCGTTACCAGATCCTCACAGGGTCAGACGACTACACCTGTCGACTTTGGGACATCCCAAATGCCACTGAGCTCAACACCTACCAAGAACACACAGATTACATTCGCTGTGGTGTCACGAGCAAACTCAACAGAGATCTCTTCATTACTG GATCTTACGACCACACGCTGAAACTGTTTGATGCCAGAACGGATAAGAGTGTGATGACCATGGACCACGGTCAGCCAGTGGAGAGTCTTCTTCTCTATCCTTCAGAGGGACTCCTCGTCTCTGCAG GTGGCCGCTTTGTGAAAGTGTGGGATCTGCTAAAAGGAGGCCAGCCTCTGGTGTCTCTGAAGAACCATCACAAAACTGTCACCAGTTTATGTCTCAGCAACAACGGAGAGAGACTGCTGTCAGCTTCTCTGGACAG GCATGTGAAGGTGTACAACACAACCAACTATAAAGTGGTCCACAACTTTGACTACGCTGCCTCCATCCTCAGTCTGGCTCTGGCT CCGAACGATGAGTCCATCGTCGTGGGTATGACCAACAGTATTCTGAGTATCAAACACAGGAAGAGCCTTGAAGAGTCAAAGGAAGTCTCTGGGCAACAGAGGCGACGACCCTCATATCGTGTTTTTGTGAAGGGGAAGAACTACGTCCCTAAACAG GACGATTATCTCGTCAGCAAGCCAGTGAAACAGCATTTGGCCAAATACGACAAGCAGCTCAAGAAATTTAATGTATCAAAGGCTTTGGATACCGCTCTGGAG ACATGGACAAGACTGCGAAAGCCAGAGATTACAGTTGCTGTCATAAAGGAGCTGGACCGGAGAGGAACGTTGAAGAACGCTCTGGCAGGAAGGGATGAACAGGGACTTGCTCGGTTGCTCAATTTCCTCATAGG GAACGTGGTTGACCCCAGGTTTGCTCCCGTCCTCGTCACAGCAGCTGAGATGATCCTGGACATCTATCAGTCAATAATCGGCCAGTCACCAGTCGTGGACCGACAGCTGCTGCGTCTGCAGGATCTGCTGGAGAGAGAGATCGACTACCAGCAGGACCTCCTGGAGGTGCTGGGCATGTTGGACACAATGTTTGCCTCTGCCCTCCCTAAGAAGGAGGTTCCATGCCCTGGCGTCAGCAGGGCTAACGGCCTGGCTCAGGGAGAAGCGAGTACCTCAAGACCACAGCTTCAGGCCACCTGA